A region of the Mycoavidus sp. HKI genome:
GTATTTAATTAATGCTTGGGCCTAAAAGCAAAACACGGCGTGTTCTGGCTCTAATCAATCGCCAAAGAGCTTTTGGCGCAACTCCCGACGCTCTTGCGCCTCGAGCGACAATGTAGCAGTAGGCCGAGCAAGTAAGCGCGCAAGACCAATCGGTTCGCCCGTTTCCTCACACCAACCATATTCGCCCGACTCAATCCGTGCGAGTGATTGCAGAATTTTTTTGAGTAATTTTCTTTCTCGATCGCGAGTACGCAATTCCAGTGCATGCTCCTCTTCAATGGTAGCGCGATCAGCCGGATCGGGTACAACCACCGTTTCACGCAAATGCTCGGTAGTTTGACCGGCGTTATGCAAAAGCTCTGCTTGCAACTGTTCGAGCTTGCGCTTGAAAAAATCGCGCTGCTCGTCGTTCATATAATCCTTTTCGCCCATCTTTAGGATTTCAGCTTCAGTCAAAGATTTTTTCGTGCTCATTTAGCGGATGCTTTCGATAGTAATACGGTGTGGATCATAGCCCGGCGCCATGTACAAAACAGGTAGACTGCGGCAGTCTTTCGGCAGAGTGACACGTGTTGCGCAGCAGGCCTTGCGATAAGGCGGTTGTCATTTTACCTCAACTTTTCCCAAACTGACGCCCAAATGCAAACCGCCTTTGACCTAGAAAATTCAGCTATACAGATTGACAAAGCTC
Encoded here:
- the dksA gene encoding RNA polymerase-binding protein DksA, whose protein sequence is MSTKKSLTEAEILKMGEKDYMNDEQRDFFKRKLEQLQAELLHNAGQTTEHLRETVVVPDPADRATIEEEHALELRTRDRERKLLKKILQSLARIESGEYGWCEETGEPIGLARLLARPTATLSLEAQERRELRQKLFGD